Genomic DNA from Acipenser ruthenus chromosome 41, fAciRut3.2 maternal haplotype, whole genome shotgun sequence:
aaaaacaaaaaaatcaccatttaataataatatacacaaacGTGCATTTGAAACATCAGCTAAAATTCActtgtcattttaaaactggGAATTCATTGCTGCTTTTGACATTTTTAGATCCCTCAAACAAACTGTATATAGTACACAAATTACAAAAGAGCAATGAAAAGGTAACTTGGTAGATCCACCAGCCACCAGTCTTTGCATCTCAACAATATAAAGTACAACCTCTTCATGTAATTATGTTGGTTCACCTTCATGGCAGTTTGTAGTGGGTGTCAGGACTGGAATGCAATTTTTGATTGTAAAACACAATTCTTTAATGAAAGAATTTGGTTAAATTTGCTTTCATTGTAAAAATGTGCTGCTCATCTCTGTCTTATCTTGTTTCATTCTCATTTTAATCTGATATTTGTCTCGCATGTTTCTTGTAAAACCACTATTGGAGAAACACAAGTTGACATGTTTTAATGGGACATGTTTTGGAAATGTGAGCCGTGAAACACATTGGAGCCAAACATGTGAAACAATCAAGAGGCAAAAGAGAAATGCTTCAAATTCAattatttaatgatttataaCATTTGGTTGTAAATTGCACAGAACTGTACCTTATAAAAACACAAGAATGGCACATGAGTTtcggagctgagaacaattaaaaaaaggtctaattaagcaaattattagttcaattaagggttcagttaagtaattgagagctcagttgcaatgaaaaccagaagacacaggggttccccaggaccaggtttgacAACACCTGGGCTAAGACCTTCCGaacaatgatttatttatttatttaaccagatttacccattgagaccaacGCCTCGTTTACAAGAGGTGTCctagaaaacaataaaaagacaattCCAATGTGCAAACAACACAATAAGgacatgtgtggttcaaacttcATCAGCAGCATACAGACCAAAGAACAGCGTGAATAAGGCATGTATCtgtttgttaatgtggactggaggagaagcagcagcaggaggttaaaAGCAATTCACAAATACGATCTTTAAAACCACAGGTAAGAACgttatcaaattccatcttcatactctGATGGAAACAGTTCCACATCTTCGGGAGCTGATATGCAAAAGATAATTCCCCTGCACGTGTTCAAACCCTTGGAACAGCCAACATGAACAGAAACATGAATCTTCTTCTCTACTATTACATTTTAATCCTGGCGCCACTATTCTTAGTGCAGCTTTTAGATTGTAGCAAATAACAAACACTATGATATAACTGTGCGTGCAATTCTTTAATGATAAGTCGTTTTTTGGAACCTTTTTAAAATAGACGCAAGTTAGTTTTACCTCagcttaaaaatatttgcatactattacaTCTGTAAGGATCTAAATGAAACCACTAGAATGAAAAGATTATACTCACAGATAATGAGGAACAGCAGAATTCTTGACATGCTATTAATTCCAGACATTGCTGTTCTGTGTGCTGCGAGACCACATGGAAATATGAAATCTGCTGCTGGTGTCTAGATGTACAAGCTGGTTAGAGATACAGCACATTTCCTTTGCAGGTATTTTTTTGCACTAACAGAGGCACACAGGTCTGCACACGTGTTGCTGCTCCCTTGATCTAAAGATTGAGCTCACAGGTCCCAGCGCTGACTTCAAACACAGAATGAACTCATAGCTTTCAATCAGCACTCAGTTGATTGGTTCTAAAATAGCATTGATACAGCCTATATGTAATTCCAGAGTCCAGTCTTCATAATCAGGTAACATGAAAGATGTCTCTGATTTAGGGTTGCAGGATTACAAAGTGAGAAAACAGGACACTTTAAGATCATCTATGGAGATCATAAATTAGATTACCATTTAATCATGTGTTATATCAAAAATATAAAAGGCTGGTGGCACTAGCaagataaaattaaaattaaaaaccagacatggtccaggaagttaaacagaatatgattttttttttttaatttttgaatgGTGCAAACACAACCTAACAATTTACTGTTAACCTGCTGAGCacactgatacagttttgtactttaaagGAAAAATGTGAATGCAATAGAAAAACAATTTTACTGTTCCCGACTGGGGATAAAAAAACTAAGGCTGAAAACTGAGAGATTAACAGTTTTACAGGGATGtcttattgtaaaaaaaaaccaaatgatATCTCTGTTTAAACAGCCAGAACCAGCCAGCTCTACTTTGCAGTTATCTCACTAAAACAAAGCTTTTGAACATGTGTTATTCAAAGATTTACTTTTAAAGGTCAGATTTGATTATTACACACTTCCGTCAAGCTTGTGTGGGTCTGAGTTTGAGAAGACcattttcagaaaggaataaaAATTTGTATTTCAAGacatgtgtgggttttttttatagCTGAGTTTATTTTTATGAGTGTGATGTAGAAAGTACAGTAGAGGATGGATGAACTGATGGACAGGTCATATAAAACTGATTCTGATATTGTCAATAACTGCTGCTAAAGAAGGTCAAgtgtcatcacaattggataagcaacTATCCAAATACATTGATTTAGACCTGAAATGCACAGAATCAGACACGAATCACATGATTATCAACCTTTAACAAAGGTATTCATTTCCATTTCATGTCAGATCATAGATGCTTTCTTTATTTTGCCTTCAATCACAATCAAACTTGATGCTATTACTGATTTTGAAAGTgggtgtgttttttaaagcaaaaaaaaagttcGTTTTTGCACTTCAACCACATGCTAGAAAGTACAATAATAACAGTTAAACACAGCAGCAATTTGTTTGGCACTTTTTTTTGTGGCATCCTGTATTCTATTCTGGCTTCGGTTCCTGTTTCAAGAGTGAATGTTCATTTTCTAAATCAAATGATCACAGCTTTTTTTATGCTGAATTAAATTCCAACAATAAgcagtttttttaaaagtagGATAACTACAACGCAGAACATCATAGATTTGTAAATGAATTAGCAACCACGTCATATCCTCTGGTTCACACTTTATATTCATTGTGGCCACGCAACACGTACGCAGCGGTTCAGAATGCCTGAGATCTTAACGCAGTGCGTCAGCCTAAAGCATATAGTCTTCTGACACTATCATGAGCGCATTGTTTGCACACCTGCTGAATTGACCTCAGTTTTAACACTGTAATAAACATGCACCATACAgacttaaaataattaatttacagcTGCAGAGTTTTGCAATATAATATGATTCGTGGATGAAATGTTACTGTACAGTTTTCCCGTTTTAAGAACGTGCACGCCTGAAAATGGCTAGAATTGTTATTTCCTCTGTGACTGAAATCCTCTGTTTAGCATACGTTTTTCAGAATATCAGATGTACTCTTATATATCCATACAAATATATCGTGAACCTCATGCCTCACATTTTGCTCAGCAACTACATGCAACCTCATAACCACTCAGGTATTGTTATAAACAAGAACCACCTCCTCAAAACCACACATAGGCTTTTTTTCCAGTAAAACCACTTCACGAGAATTAACTCTTTGTCCTCCCTAAAGAATAAACATTTTGCTGTAGTAATTTCTATTGTAAGACATTGACAAAGATTTCTGATCTGAAAGTCCCTCTGAATTTgagttcaattattttttttttaatttaacctaTTAAAATTACTCAAGGGGCTGCATATAAGCAATGCCAGTAAGTGGACTGAGCATTTCTGGGTAATCAATAATAAAGTTCATACATCTGTAAAACTTCACCTGAAGCccagtgttttaattatttatttttaaaaattttacTCGATGATAAGGGGCTCAATAAATAACCAACccggttgtgtggtccagtggttaaagaaaagggcttgtaaccaggaggtccccagttcaaatcccacctcagccagtgacattgaccccgagcaagtcacttaacctccttgtgctccgtctttcgggtgagacataattgtaagtgactctgcagctgatgcatagttcacacaccctagtctctggaagtcgccttggataaaggcatctgctaaataaactaataataataataataataataataataaaaatcataatGTCAAAATACAAACAGGATTAAGAAATATGCTACAGAGCAAATTTACCTTTCTAACTGCTGTTGACTGGGCTTGGTTCTTCAGATCAGTATTAGCTAATTAAATATATGCAAATGCACATCTGAGTTGTTCTATACATAGACTATGCCACCCAAATATGAGCTATCAGCTTGATTAAATAACAAGGATTGCTCCTCTCACTTCTGTGTTGAGACTGAGACCACATGGAAATGGAAAGTCAGCTTTGGTGGTTCAGATGGCTTGAGACACAGCGGCTGCATCAAAGGTTTGGTGCTGCCTAGTACTGAAGCATGGGCTCACACGTCCCACTGGTAACTCCTCAACACTCCAACGCTACCATGAACTGCTTCTCAGATAACATTAATGCAGCCTACGGACAGCTCCAATCTTTACAATACGTTCGTATATTATGTGTAGGATGTATAGACGAATGACAGTGTTTCAATAAGACTGACTCCGTGTTAGTTATTGCTCATCATCTACATAATAACAATATTAACGGTTTAACACAGCAGTCATTTCCCTGACCCCCTTTCTTATGTGCCATAGATTTAGAGTGTctgtttaactttttaaaagaatGGAACGACAAGGCaagcaattgattttttttttctttgtctagtGAAGCTATTGTAACctagttatttttttctatagCAGCAAAGAGACCATGCATAGCATTGCTGTTCACACTTTATATATTCGTTGTGGCCAGACAGCACGCATGCTGCAGTTCTGAATGCTTGAGCTCTTAACACTGCTCCACAGTAAAGCCTATGTCTTCTAACACTTCAAGGTGAGCACATTGTTTCTACACCTGCTGACCTGACCTCAGTTTTAACACATTGGAATAAACAAGTACAATATTAGACTGAAAATCATTTCTTTACAGCTGCAACAACtcacaatcatgttcagttttacactaaaaatATGAAACCTGTGTAAATAGTTACTGTATTCTTCCATAGTGCATTCTGTCTTAGATGCAGCCACACAAACTCCCTCCCTCCTGGATGCTTTCTGGATAGGGTGTCCCTCTATGAACTAAACAGCCACCCTCCTGGTAGTACCTGAAGCAGATTACATTATGcatttgtgacagggtagctgctaGTCAGGCAGGCAAAGGGAGTCTAACAGAAAAATCTACATTTTATCACAAGGTTTCACactttatttaacaaacaaactcAAAATAGATCAGCCAAAAgttgttgccattgctggtagagcCGCCGTGTGCTAAGGCTGTTGATAGTTAGGATTACTGCTAGCTAGGGTAATACCCTCGGTTAATAATTGGGTCCCAATGCCAGTATTATATTCAAATGGGAGGTTAAAAAAAGCAGGTATTACTCTGCTAAAGGTCTGCGGTTTTCATGAAAAGTTCTGCATCAGTGTTTCATTACACACAGCCTGCTGACCATATCTCTTTCAAAGAGCCACTGCTGTGGTAGGATCAAAGCATGTGCTCTGTGAGAATTTTTAAGCAAGGTGTTACTTTTGACGTACAGAGAAAGTGACTGAGAATAAAAGAATAACTGTTTGGATTTCtagattctttattattattactctaatttaaaagcacagaatctagttcCCCGTGTTTTCTACTACTTCATCTGGTAGGCTATTATAACTGTGTATAAAAAGgtcttcctaccttctgttctaaacttacttttactcagtaTTActattaatgaatgaatgagaTTCATATTGAATCAGCATTCATTTAACCtgttaaaaccccagcccctcacagacaatttccgcctggggggctgtgcccttaagtATTGACTCAGCATGTTTAAGAGTCCTCACAATGTTGTCTTTGTCTTACAGTATCAACAAGGCCCTGCAAGCTGCTGAATATATTCTGCCCCATGTTGGCTTTCTGCCTGCAGAATGTGTTGCTAGGCAGATTTCAGTGGCtgaggaaatgtttttatttttctgtttttttttaatgcagcagtTTGCTGTGATTGAAAGTGCTGAAACCAATGGGTTTAATTTAAACAGTTAATTGATAAAGTATGTAACAGTACTAGTCCTAGTAAACTGAAATTCAATGAACACACCGTTGTTTGCTAAATCCTCTCGGTGCTTATTACTACTAATTGCTTGTCAGTCTTcccatacaaataaaaacacgaGCCAGGGTCAAGAATTTCATTCAGAAGACATAAACAAACCCCCCGAAACCACAAGGTAAATGTGCATCCTCTTCTTgtcaaaaaaaatcttaatttacattcagtggttttgtgttttttccccaTTCTGTAATGTTACCGGTTTGTGGTGACAAGTGGGACATTTGTTTTTGTCCCGCAAATCGGCTGGATTGGTCACAGATAACTCTTTTTTGCAATCCAGGGTGTGCGaacgtattttatttatgttataaatCGGTTCAATAAACCTGTTCTAGTTCACAACTGCTGTCTTGCTCTGTTTGAACGTCTTTTAAGGCCTTTTTGTGTTTGGTGTAGCAGGAGATttgatggtccagtggttaccaggaggttccaggttcaatcccagccactgactcactgtgtgtgaccctgagcaagtcacttaacctccctgtgctctgtcctttggatgagacgtaaaaccgaggtcctattgtaagtgactctgcagcagcagctgttgatgcatagttcacccctagtcgctttagataaaagcgtctgctaaatgttACACTTGATTAAAAGACGAAAGATAACAAGTCTGAACAGTTATAGCATGACTGACTGTTATTAAAAATAAGGGAATGGAACGAGGCAACCGATGTGCTGTAGAGGATGTGGTTTTCTGTGCTTGTGCATTGTCGTGTGCTGCTATCATGATAAATAAAGCCCAGATCCAAAGCAAAGGTGTGAAAACAACACACATGTCTTCAtaccaaacttaaaaaaaaaaatcatttttgaacATTATGAATTGGTAAAAAATAAGTTTTGACATTATAAGTTTGAAAGTATTTAAGTGACTAGTAACAGCACATGCAGATAGAAAAACCACAAACTGATTATCCGAAACTACAGGTTGTCAATTCTTATTTCAAATTTTTACCTCCGTGAATAAGACTTGGATTAGTTTCTTAGTTCATTTTTCAATGAAAGTGTAGAGATGGGTCACCTGCATTGTAAAAAGACACCTGCCCCACTTCACAGTGCAGGAACACTCCAATCTGACTAGGTTTTACTTTCAGTGACAGGAAGGTAGGTGGCATGGTACAAGCTGCATACAGATTGCCATTCCACAGAACCAGGGTCCAGAGTCCATACCCATGTGAGAGTGTGATCTCTCTGGACACGGATCTGACATCACATagcccattgaaatgaataggaTGACAACCCTTGCCTTTGTACAataaacagcatcagttcttcagATCAGTTATCATCGTTACCTTGATTAAcaaggcaaaacaaaaacaaatctcttttCTGAACTTATCTACAAGTCACAAAAGGTCTCTGTGAAAAGTGAAGATaacaaagtgtcttttttttttaaaatcagttttcaaGATCAGCAATCAAAGAATTGTCAGAATGGTATTGGGCAGGCAGTTTCACTCGTTTGGGATGTCAATGACCAGTTCtgcctcctccccctctcccctctcctcctccctctcactctctccctcgctctcttcTTCTGGGGCATCCCCGCTCAGCATCTGCCTGGGTACGGAGCTGAACGGCTGGGGGGGCATGGCAGAAGCTGCAACCGGGAAGGAGGGGGCTGACGAAGCTGGAGAAGGGGGGACCACCacctgggggggaaaaaatatatagaaactgAGCACCAGGATCGAAGAACAACAACATGGGATGCAATTTTCTCTTAGCTGGTTCCAGGAGGtgcctggttcaatcccagctcaaccactgactcactgtgtgtgtgaccctgagcaagtgacttaacctccttgtgctccgtctttcggatgagacgtaaaacaaacaaggtcctattgtaagtgactctgcagcagcagctgttgatgcatagttcaccccctagtgtCTGTATATCACTTTgcataaaagcatctgctaaatgaccaattaataataataataataataataataaaataaacaatagttCATTATCGCTTCCTGTGCAAAAAGGCGTGCAGTTTCTTAATTGGACCATGGAGATTAAGTGATCGTGTAGCAGAAAGGAGTAGTTAAAACTTGTGGTTCTTGAAAAACAGAGAGTAAGTaacggggttctgaaaaatatagtgttatacatccccacgtgttgctacaactgtttaaataatttacctataaattgttcttttcattgttaacatcatgacaactttttacacttataactttaaaatctgtttcaaagcagACATTTAGAAGGAACATTGTACCTTGGGTGCTGCTTGTTTCTTGTGCTTGttgcttttacattttttctCCTTCCTGTTTTTGTCAGCAGGGGGCGCTAGATACTCAGGGGGGAAGGGCAGCTAAATGTTGTGGCCAGTCACAACACagacaggacacggcacagcCAATCAAAACCACCAACCCACACGATCCCAGTTAAGAAACCAAAgaatggaggaaaaaaaaaaaaaaaaagataaatgaggCAAATTAAAAATCTAAAAAGTCAAATCATAAAATCATAGAACAAAAAACTCAAGGGGAGAGGTCTGAGGAGTGCAGTAATTCTGGAAGTGTGATAGGGCTAGGATTGGGACAATAATCTATCATCATGATAAAATTGaccatgtacacacacacagacggggTGTAGACTCACAGTATTGAGGTAGGGGGCGCTGGTCCCAGTCTGCAGAGGATTGTAGCCTCCTCTAGGAAGCAGAGAGAGGGTGTTGGAGGACGGAGAGGGGGTGCCTGGCAGGTGAGGGCTGCTTTTACGTCtaaagaaattgaaaaacaaaGTTAATATTACAAAACTCATTAACCCTCTCGTTAACTGATTCTCCACTCACTCACTTTTTCACACCAGCATTTTCAGTTGCTCTCTGGGCCTCTCCATCACTGTTTTCCGAAGATGCTGTTGCGTCAGAATCTGATAGAAACAAACATACCTTTTAGAACGTATAATTAAGTCCTCTTCAAAACAAGCCAGTAACATACTGCACATCCCGTGCTGCTGCCACAGCGGTCAATTCCAAATGAGCTCTCAGTACGATGAGCGTGACTTCCACATTAACAGGATGCAGAGAACTAAGAAATGGCGATGAACTGTTTAATAAAAATTGGTTAAGTGGTATAGATTTCTTTAGGTAAGCAAATGAAGTGTCAGTGGAGaaaaccaagtttcattacaattgaatAAGCAGTTTTTCAGATATAGATCTAAAACTATAAAgtgtgattatttgtttatttagcagacgcctttatccaaggcgacgtacagaatcgcttacaactacgtctcacccgaaagatggagaacaaggaggttaagtgacttgctcagggtcacacagtgagtcagtggctgaggtggggtttgaaccggggacctcctggttacaagcccttttctttaaccactggacagtggtcatacatatacatacatacaactgccacaactAATACCCTTCCTAGTGGTTCTGCATTTGTAAACGCCACTACCACTGTGCTTGTcggatttattaaaatatttagcatggATCTGATTGCCAGTCTTTCAATAGA
This window encodes:
- the LOC117965005 gene encoding INO80 complex subunit E-like isoform X2, which translates into the protein MNGQPEIEADYKKKYKNLKRKLKFLVYEQECFQEELRRAQRKLLKVSRDKSFLLDRLLQYEHVDDDSSDSDATASSENSDGEAQRATENAGVKKRKSSPHLPGTPSPSSNTLSLLPRGGYNPLQTGTSAPYLNTLPFPPEYLAPPADKNRKEKKCKSNKHKKQAAPKVVVPPSPASSAPSFPVAASAMPPQPFSSVPRQMLSGDAPEEESEGESEREEERGEGEEAELVIDIPNE
- the LOC117965005 gene encoding INO80 complex subunit E-like isoform X1 — translated: MYMLPSEISVNFTMNGQPEIEADYKKKYKNLKRKLKFLVYEQECFQEELRRAQRKLLKVSRDKSFLLDRLLQYEHVDDDSSDSDATASSENSDGEAQRATENAGVKKRKSSPHLPGTPSPSSNTLSLLPRGGYNPLQTGTSAPYLNTLPFPPEYLAPPADKNRKEKKCKSNKHKKQAAPKVVVPPSPASSAPSFPVAASAMPPQPFSSVPRQMLSGDAPEEESEGESEREEERGEGEEAELVIDIPNE
- the LOC117965005 gene encoding INO80 complex subunit E-like isoform X3, with the translated sequence MYMLPSEISVNFTMNGQPEIEADYKKKYKNLKRKLKFLVYEQECFQEELRRAQRKLLKVSRDKSFLLDRLLQYEHVDDDSSDSDATASSENSDGEAQRATENAGVKKRKSSPHLPGTPSPSSNTLSLLPRGGYNPLQTGTSAPYLNTVVVPPSPASSAPSFPVAASAMPPQPFSSVPRQMLSGDAPEEESEGESEREEERGEGEEAELVIDIPNE